DNA from Candidatus Coatesbacteria bacterium:
GACTTTGGCCTGACCGAGCCCGAAACTCCGTCGATGGGCGTCGGTTTCGAGGATTACGAGGGCGCCGACGAGGTCTACTTCACCTCCACCAAGCGTTTCAACGCCTTCACCACCGCCCTGATCGTCGGCGGCGCCGTCGTCGTCGGCCTGGCCGTCTGGACCTTCATCGCCGGCAACGCCGTCGACGAGGCCCGCGAGGAGCGTCAGACCCTCGAACTGGCCCTCGAACAGGCCCGAGCCGACTCCGCCGAACTCGAGGCCCTCGAACAGGAGCACGACAGCCTGGCCCGCCGCGTCGAGGCCCTCAAGACCATGGCGCGACCCGGCGGCACCGGCGAGCGCTACGTCTCCCTGCTCCAGGCCGTCAACGAGGCTACTCCCCAACGCGACGTCTGGCTCTCCGAGCTGCGCGAGCGCGAGGGTTCCGTCCAGCTCAAGGGCAACACCTACAACCACTTCGCCCTGGCCGACATCCTCGAGGGTTTGATCGATGATCCGCAACTGGCCGCCGTCAAGCAGGGCGGGGCCCAGAGCATCGACCTCGAGGGCTCACGGGTGCTGCAGTTCGACTTCACCGCCCGGCTGGAGTGATAGCTGACCATGGCCAAACGGCGCTTCAAAGACCCGGTGACCCAGAAGGCGGTACTGGTCTACCTGCTGGCCGTCCTCGCCGGCTATCTGCTGCTGCACTACGGTGTGCTCAAGCAGTACGGCCGGGCCGACGAGATCGCCGCCGCCACGGCGCAGAAACGCCTCGAACTCGCGGAGCAGCTCGAGGCCGGCCAACGCGCCGGCGAGCTGCAGCAGCAGATCAGCGACCTGAACAACGTCATCGAGAACCTGCGCTCCAGCCTGCCTGCGCCGCTCTCCGAGGACGAACTCGTCCGTTCCCTGGGCCGGGCCGCCTCGGCCGCCGGCATCCAGGGCAACATCGAGTCCATCCAACGTAAGGGTACGACCACGGAGAACGAGGTCACCATCACCGAGCGCGAGATCGGCTTCGTCACCGGCTACCACGAGTTCGCCCGCTTCGTCGCCAATCTGTCGAGCTACCTGCCCCAGGTCGAGATTCGCGAGCTGACCCTGACCGGTCTGGCCGGGGCGACGCCGGGACGGACCCTGACCGGCAGCCTGCTGCTGGCCGTTTACTCCAGCAGTCTGGCCCGACCCGAAGCCGCGGAGTTGACCCCCGGCGACGTCGAAGAACTCACCGAGACCGAGACGCCGAGCTACCGCGACCTGGGTCGGCGGGACCCCTTCCTGCCGCCGGGACCCCAGCCCGGTGAGATGCCCACCGCCGCCCAGGCCAACCTGGCCAACCTCTACTACCGCGGGATGTTCAGCGTCGACGGCGTACCCACCGCTCTGGTCGAGGACGCCGCCGGTGTCGGCTACTCCATCAAGGTCGGCGAACGGATCGCCGGGGGCCAGGTGGTCGAGATTACACCGCAGGAGCTGGTCATCAGCGCCCCGGGTTGGGGACGGCGCGTACTGCGTGTCCAGAGCGGACCTGCGGCGGGCACTGTCGAGTAACACCGCAGAGGCCTCCGGGGCACCATAACCGCTTTAACGAGAGGGTAAACGCGCCGATAATCCGGGGCGTTTTTGTGTGCCGAAGGCCGTTGAAAAACAGCCCGCCGGCGGACCCTGAGCGTCAGGCTACGACGCCG
Protein-coding regions in this window:
- the pilO gene encoding type 4a pilus biogenesis protein PilO gives rise to the protein MAKRRFKDPVTQKAVLVYLLAVLAGYLLLHYGVLKQYGRADEIAAATAQKRLELAEQLEAGQRAGELQQQISDLNNVIENLRSSLPAPLSEDELVRSLGRAASAAGIQGNIESIQRKGTTTENEVTITEREIGFVTGYHEFARFVANLSSYLPQVEIRELTLTGLAGATPGRTLTGSLLLAVYSSSLARPEAAELTPGDVEELTETETPSYRDLGRRDPFLPPGPQPGEMPTAAQANLANLYYRGMFSVDGVPTALVEDAAGVGYSIKVGERIAGGQVVEITPQELVISAPGWGRRVLRVQSGPAAGTVE